In the Prosthecomicrobium sp. N25 genome, one interval contains:
- a CDS encoding tellurite resistance TerB family protein, which translates to MFDVLKRLLSDLGGREPAPMPALDERLATAALLVHAVGIDGTFGDAERRRIEDVLARRYGLHGDDLAALLDQARAADGEAVDLYGFTSVLKRSLPPESRAAVVELLWEAVLADGSLHEFEDNVVWRVAELLDIGTRDRVLLRKKVEERLGIDDVPG; encoded by the coding sequence ATGTTCGACGTCTTGAAGCGCCTCCTTTCCGATCTCGGCGGACGCGAACCGGCGCCCATGCCCGCCCTGGACGAACGCCTCGCCACCGCTGCTCTCCTGGTGCACGCCGTCGGGATCGACGGCACCTTCGGCGACGCCGAGCGGCGCCGGATCGAGGACGTGCTGGCACGCCGCTACGGCCTGCACGGCGACGATCTGGCAGCTCTCCTCGACCAGGCCCGGGCCGCGGACGGCGAGGCAGTCGACCTCTACGGCTTCACCAGCGTCCTGAAGCGCAGCCTCCCGCCCGAGTCGCGCGCCGCGGTCGTCGAGCTCCTGTGGGAGGCGGTCCTGGCCGACGGCAGCCTGCACGAGTTCGAGGACAACGTGGTCTGGCGCGTCGCCGAACTTCTGGACATCGGCACCCGCGACCGCGTGCTGCTGCGCAAGAAGGTCGAGGAACGCCTTGGAATCGACGACGTGCCCGGTTGA
- a CDS encoding bifunctional diguanylate cyclase/phosphodiesterase: MSRGEATDGADLQATDGPVRPAAVGTHRALDLLAAISDLQRSVQPGTDPTSAFAAMLTAAMDLSGSSLGFIGEIREIDGEHILRPYAFQGMGAGDLGWLDSGLGDRDFMSASRHGLIGRMIRSGQPLMGVYPEKSADLPPGHPAVTSFLGLPLVQGSKRVGLIGLANCPGGYSEALLAEFEPLTRICALLMDLIAVERERFDATEILREALQTIPEGFIIFDEHDRFVLCNDAYRAMFPEYAGVLRPGISFEQVVRTGVGLVPADFEGGVETWMASRLEAHRRLGRPFVYPASGGRMIRVDERKTARGHTVGLRTDVTELVAVRDEARHNADKFRSLYEMAPVGLVQSHLDGSIMEANPAFRAMVPAAQAKGLVDLVRADQRSAFRRLLHDTSTQERYGPVEFELCPRFGEHRTVLFQGRLVRAGRGEPHIWSVLQDVTERKRGEAELFHAAMHDPLTGLPNRSRLAEHLAMRVSTSGGLGRFCVMMLDLDGFKLVNDMLGHPAGDHLLAMTGSRLRGSVRRRDMVARLGGDEFAIVAGNFRRLSDLDQIARRLLDEVARPVEYRSQTMRVTGSIGIAVYPEHGNSAEELLRAADLALYRSKHEGRNRSAYFERALLVETERRFTALAGARQALAEDRIVPVFQPIVELATGRPVGVEALMRVRGPDGAVTTADGMEWLFEDPETSRRLDGRMLDRVLARMRTWIQAGIDLDHVSINLGEPMFWRQESGRRLLAALRDHDIAPDRVRIEITENHLFGSNLDETTRTLERLAGDGLRFSLDDFGTGHASLTHLKMLPVTEIKIDRSFVCDIEARPESRTIVESIVGLCHGLGKVVVAEGIETPAQLQILADLGCDFAQGYHIARPAVAESIPGLLLGLTHRRMTGGARRNRLLRTSPAQPHLVAGAPRP; encoded by the coding sequence GTGTCAAGGGGCGAAGCGACGGACGGGGCGGACCTGCAGGCAACGGACGGGCCGGTGCGGCCGGCCGCGGTCGGCACGCATCGGGCGCTCGACCTCCTGGCGGCAATCTCGGACCTGCAGCGCTCGGTCCAGCCCGGCACCGACCCCACCTCCGCCTTCGCCGCCATGCTGACGGCCGCCATGGACCTGAGCGGCAGCTCCCTCGGCTTCATCGGGGAAATCCGCGAGATCGACGGGGAACACATTCTCCGCCCCTACGCCTTCCAGGGAATGGGGGCCGGAGACCTGGGCTGGCTCGACTCGGGCCTCGGCGACCGGGACTTCATGTCGGCCAGTCGCCACGGCCTGATCGGCCGCATGATCAGGTCGGGCCAGCCCCTGATGGGGGTCTATCCGGAGAAGTCGGCGGATCTGCCCCCCGGGCATCCCGCCGTCACCAGCTTCCTGGGCCTGCCTCTCGTGCAAGGGTCGAAGAGGGTCGGCCTGATCGGGCTCGCCAACTGTCCCGGAGGCTATTCGGAAGCGCTGCTCGCCGAGTTCGAGCCGCTCACTCGCATCTGCGCCCTGCTCATGGACCTGATCGCGGTGGAGCGGGAACGGTTCGACGCCACCGAGATCCTGCGGGAGGCCCTGCAGACCATCCCGGAGGGCTTCATCATCTTCGACGAGCACGACCGGTTCGTCCTCTGCAACGACGCCTACCGGGCCATGTTCCCCGAATACGCCGGCGTACTGCGCCCCGGGATCAGCTTCGAGCAGGTCGTCCGGACGGGCGTGGGGCTGGTCCCCGCCGACTTCGAGGGCGGGGTCGAGACCTGGATGGCGAGCCGGCTGGAGGCGCACCGCCGGCTCGGCCGTCCCTTCGTGTACCCGGCCAGCGGCGGGCGCATGATCCGGGTCGACGAGCGCAAGACCGCGCGCGGCCACACGGTGGGCCTGAGGACCGACGTCACCGAGCTCGTCGCCGTGCGCGACGAGGCGCGTCACAACGCCGACAAGTTCCGGTCCCTCTACGAGATGGCGCCCGTCGGCCTCGTGCAGTCGCACCTGGACGGCAGCATCATGGAGGCCAACCCGGCCTTCCGGGCCATGGTGCCGGCCGCGCAGGCGAAGGGTCTCGTGGATCTCGTCCGCGCCGACCAGCGCTCCGCCTTCCGGCGCCTCCTGCACGATACCTCGACCCAGGAGCGCTACGGCCCGGTGGAGTTCGAGCTGTGCCCCCGGTTCGGCGAGCATCGCACCGTCCTGTTCCAGGGCCGCCTCGTTCGGGCCGGCAGGGGTGAGCCGCACATCTGGTCGGTCCTGCAGGACGTGACCGAACGCAAGCGCGGCGAGGCCGAGCTCTTCCATGCGGCCATGCACGACCCGCTCACGGGCCTGCCCAACCGCTCGCGGCTGGCCGAGCACCTGGCCATGCGCGTCAGCACCTCCGGGGGCCTCGGACGCTTTTGCGTCATGATGCTGGATCTCGACGGCTTCAAGCTGGTCAACGACATGCTGGGGCATCCCGCCGGGGACCATCTCCTGGCGATGACCGGATCCAGGCTGCGCGGCAGCGTCCGCCGTCGCGACATGGTGGCACGGCTGGGCGGAGACGAATTCGCCATCGTGGCGGGCAACTTCCGTCGGCTTTCCGACCTCGACCAGATCGCCCGCCGGCTGCTCGACGAAGTCGCCCGGCCGGTGGAGTACCGCTCCCAGACCATGCGGGTGACGGGCAGCATCGGCATCGCCGTCTATCCGGAGCACGGCAACTCGGCCGAGGAACTGCTGCGCGCCGCCGACCTCGCGCTCTACAGGTCGAAGCACGAGGGCCGCAACCGGTCCGCCTATTTCGAGCGCGCGCTCCTCGTCGAGACCGAGCGCCGCTTCACGGCGCTCGCCGGGGCCCGGCAGGCCCTGGCGGAGGATCGGATCGTGCCCGTGTTCCAGCCGATCGTCGAACTCGCGACGGGCCGGCCGGTGGGCGTCGAGGCGCTTATGCGCGTGCGCGGGCCCGACGGCGCGGTCACCACCGCGGACGGGATGGAATGGCTGTTCGAGGACCCCGAGACGAGCCGGCGTCTCGACGGGCGCATGCTCGACCGGGTGCTCGCGCGGATGCGGACCTGGATCCAGGCAGGCATCGACCTGGACCATGTCTCGATCAACCTCGGCGAACCCATGTTCTGGCGCCAGGAGAGCGGCCGGCGCCTTCTCGCCGCCCTGCGCGACCACGACATCGCGCCGGACCGGGTGCGCATCGAGATCACCGAGAATCACCTCTTCGGGTCGAACCTGGACGAGACCACCCGGACCCTCGAGCGCCTGGCCGGAGACGGCCTGCGCTTCTCGCTCGACGACTTCGGGACCGGCCACGCCTCCCTGACGCACCTGAAGATGCTGCCGGTGACCGAGATCAAGATCGACCGCAGCTTCGTCTGCGACATCGAGGCCCGGCCGGAGAGCCGGACGATCGTGGAATCGATCGTCGGCCTGTGCCACGGCCTCGGCAAGGTGGTTGTCGCCGAAGGGATCGAGACCCCCGCGCAGCTGCAGATCCTGGCCGACCTCGGCTGCGACTTCGCGCAGGGCTATCACATCGCCCGGCCGGCCGTGGCCGAGTCGATCCCGGGCCTGCTGCTCGGCCTGACACATCGTCGCATGACCGGCGGCGCACGCCGGAACCGCCTCCTGCGGACCTCGCCGGCGCAGCCGCATCTTGTCGCAGGGGCGCCCCGTCCCTAG
- a CDS encoding acetylornithine deacetylase/succinyl-diaminopimelate desuccinylase family protein, producing MTVDTARAVAPPPLSSGDSRLAPLLARIDGLGDELAALTRDLIRFPTVNPPGEAYRPCAEFIGRRLEARGFTVRYVRAEGTPGDSDRHPRINVIARREGARPGPTVHFNGHIDVVEAGHGWTVDPFEGVVRDGRVYGRGACDMKGGIAAAIVAAEAILAEGVDFPGAIEISGTVDEESGGFGGVGYLARHGWFDRGRVDHVIIPEPLGVDRVCLGHRGVWWAEIEMKGRIGHGSMPYLGVNAIRGMADFLALVEAELLPALDGRVTRMPCEPPGSRRATLNYNSVHGGLPEPRDEGLPAPVVADSCRLVLDRRFLVEEDYEAVRREVIGLLDRAKARRAGLDYALKDIMTFTPTMTEPDAPVVRALDHWIHRVLGRPSRHIASPGTYDQKHITRHGGVIDCVAYGPGILDLAHQPDEYVDIADMVASAKIMAAAALTLTGALDAPAAGRREQGD from the coding sequence ATGACCGTGGACACCGCCCGTGCCGTGGCCCCGCCGCCGCTGTCCAGCGGCGACAGCCGCCTCGCTCCCCTCCTGGCGCGCATCGACGGGCTCGGCGACGAACTCGCCGCGCTGACGCGCGACCTCATCCGCTTCCCGACCGTGAACCCGCCGGGCGAAGCCTACCGGCCCTGCGCGGAGTTCATCGGGCGGCGCCTGGAGGCGCGCGGCTTCACGGTCCGCTACGTTCGGGCGGAGGGCACGCCGGGGGACAGCGACCGCCATCCGCGCATCAACGTGATCGCCCGGCGCGAGGGCGCCCGGCCCGGGCCGACGGTGCACTTCAACGGCCACATCGACGTGGTGGAGGCGGGGCACGGCTGGACCGTCGACCCGTTCGAGGGCGTGGTGCGCGACGGCCGCGTCTACGGCCGGGGCGCCTGCGACATGAAGGGCGGCATCGCGGCCGCGATCGTGGCCGCGGAGGCGATCCTGGCGGAGGGCGTCGACTTCCCCGGCGCGATCGAGATATCCGGCACGGTGGACGAGGAATCCGGCGGGTTCGGCGGGGTCGGCTACCTGGCCCGGCACGGCTGGTTCGACCGGGGGCGGGTCGACCACGTGATCATCCCCGAGCCGCTCGGGGTCGACCGGGTCTGCCTCGGCCACCGCGGCGTGTGGTGGGCGGAGATCGAGATGAAGGGCCGGATCGGGCACGGCTCGATGCCCTATCTCGGCGTCAACGCGATCCGCGGCATGGCCGACTTCCTGGCGCTCGTCGAGGCGGAGCTCCTGCCGGCGCTGGACGGGCGGGTCACCCGCATGCCCTGCGAGCCGCCGGGCTCCCGGAGGGCGACGCTCAACTACAACTCGGTCCATGGCGGCCTGCCGGAGCCGCGCGACGAGGGCCTTCCGGCGCCGGTCGTCGCGGATTCCTGCCGCCTGGTGCTCGACCGCCGCTTCCTGGTCGAGGAGGACTACGAGGCCGTGCGCCGGGAGGTGATCGGCCTCCTGGACCGCGCCAAGGCACGGCGCGCCGGGCTCGACTACGCCCTGAAGGACATCATGACCTTCACGCCGACCATGACGGAGCCGGACGCGCCGGTCGTGCGGGCGCTCGACCACTGGATCCACCGCGTGCTGGGGCGGCCGTCGCGCCACATCGCCTCCCCGGGCACCTACGACCAGAAGCACATCACCCGCCACGGCGGCGTGATCGATTGCGTCGCATACGGCCCCGGGATCCTGGACCTCGCGCACCAGCCGGACGAGTATGTGGACATCGCCGACATGGTCGCCTCGGCCAAGATCATGGCGGCGGCGGCGCTGACGTTGACCGGGGCGCTGGACGCGCCGGCGGCGGGCCGACGAGAACAGGGAGACTAG
- a CDS encoding ABC transporter substrate-binding protein — MRGHGVRNGLGLLPLLALGAASVGAVLPASAQDKGQATLCQTLEPPVLDPTAGAAQAIREVTYANIFEGLVGIDRAGKIVPRLAESWAISPDNLTYTFKLRPGVSFHDGSPMTSADVKYSLERAVAPDSKNAQKWIFTPIASVETPDASTVKVTLKQVTANFLYGLGWGDAIIVSEKSAANNATAPVGTGPYRLDRWTRGDRLSLVAADGWWGGKPAIPRVTFRFINDPQAQLAAIQSGDCDALTNFGAAEALETLKADKRLTVSIGKTEGETIVAMNNGKKPLDDIRVRRALAHAIDRNQVNVGATNGTGTPIGSHFSPAQPGYVDLTGRYPYDPAKAKALLAEAGVSGLTLSLKVPPPAYARRSSEIVAAMLGEVGIKVSIENIEFPQWLDRVFKNKDYDLTIISHTEPLDINIYNRPDYYFQYRSPAFAEIMAKIDATTDDAARIKLYGDAQRQLAEDSVNVFLFVLPKITVAKTGLKGMWTDWPIPATPLTDLSWQ, encoded by the coding sequence ATGCGGGGACACGGCGTTCGGAACGGGCTGGGGCTTCTGCCGCTTCTGGCCCTCGGTGCGGCAAGCGTCGGGGCGGTGCTGCCCGCCTCCGCGCAGGACAAGGGGCAGGCGACGCTCTGCCAGACCCTCGAGCCGCCGGTCCTCGACCCGACCGCCGGAGCCGCGCAGGCGATCCGGGAGGTCACCTACGCCAACATCTTCGAGGGCCTGGTCGGAATCGACCGTGCCGGCAAGATCGTGCCGCGGCTCGCCGAGAGCTGGGCCATCTCGCCCGACAACCTGACCTATACGTTCAAGCTGCGCCCGGGCGTGAGCTTCCACGACGGCTCGCCGATGACGTCCGCGGACGTGAAGTATTCGCTGGAGCGGGCCGTGGCGCCCGACTCCAAGAACGCGCAGAAGTGGATCTTCACCCCAATCGCGTCGGTGGAGACGCCCGACGCGTCGACCGTCAAGGTGACGCTCAAGCAGGTCACCGCGAACTTCCTCTACGGGCTCGGCTGGGGCGACGCGATCATCGTGTCGGAGAAGTCGGCCGCCAACAACGCCACCGCACCGGTCGGCACCGGCCCCTACCGGCTCGACCGCTGGACCCGCGGGGACCGGCTCAGCCTCGTCGCCGCGGACGGGTGGTGGGGCGGCAAGCCGGCGATCCCGCGCGTGACCTTCCGGTTCATCAACGACCCGCAGGCGCAGCTCGCCGCCATCCAGTCGGGCGACTGCGACGCGCTCACCAACTTCGGGGCCGCGGAGGCCCTGGAGACCCTCAAGGCGGACAAGCGGCTGACGGTCTCGATCGGCAAGACCGAGGGCGAGACGATCGTCGCCATGAACAACGGCAAGAAGCCGCTCGACGACATCCGGGTCCGGCGTGCCCTCGCGCATGCGATCGACCGCAACCAGGTCAATGTCGGGGCGACCAACGGCACCGGCACGCCGATCGGCAGCCACTTCTCGCCCGCGCAGCCCGGCTACGTCGACCTGACCGGCCGCTATCCCTACGATCCGGCCAAGGCCAAGGCGCTGCTGGCGGAAGCCGGGGTCTCCGGGCTGACCCTGTCGCTCAAGGTGCCCCCGCCCGCCTATGCGCGGCGCTCCTCCGAGATCGTCGCCGCCATGCTGGGCGAGGTCGGCATCAAGGTGTCGATCGAGAACATCGAGTTCCCGCAGTGGCTCGACCGCGTGTTCAAGAACAAGGACTACGACCTGACGATCATCTCCCACACGGAGCCGCTCGACATCAACATCTACAACCGGCCCGACTACTACTTCCAGTACCGGTCGCCGGCCTTCGCTGAGATCATGGCGAAGATCGACGCGACCACCGACGACGCGGCGCGCATCAAGCTCTACGGGGACGCGCAACGTCAACTCGCCGAAGACAGCGTCAACGTGTTCCTCTTCGTGCTGCCGAAGATCACGGTCGCCAAGACGGGCCTGAAGGGGATGTGGACGGACTGGCCGATCCCGGCGACGCCGCTGACGGATCTCTCCTGGCAGTGA
- a CDS encoding ABC transporter permease, whose protein sequence is MLSFLARRLGGLAATLLATALVVFLVLEILPGDPAAVVLGLGATPENLAALRADFGLDRPAPERFLRWIGGLLTGDLGTSYTYRVPVADLILERMAVTLPLAVAAILCAAGIGIPLGLYAAANANRAGDVGVMLFAQVGLAVPNFWFGILLVLAFSVGLGWMPSGGFPGWENGVPAAARALVLPTLALALPQAAILARVTRSATLEALQEDWVRTARAKGLTARQTLTRHVLRNALVPVVTILGLQFSFLVAGAIVIENVFSLPGLGRLVFQAIGQHDIIVVKDLVVVFAAMVVTVNVAVDIAYGLVDPRLRRR, encoded by the coding sequence ATGCTGAGCTTCCTCGCTCGGCGGCTCGGGGGACTGGCGGCGACGCTGCTCGCCACCGCGCTCGTGGTGTTCCTGGTGCTGGAGATCCTGCCCGGCGATCCGGCCGCGGTGGTGCTCGGGCTCGGGGCGACGCCCGAGAACCTGGCGGCGCTCAGGGCCGACTTCGGACTCGACCGGCCGGCGCCGGAGCGCTTCCTGCGCTGGATCGGCGGGCTCCTGACGGGGGACCTCGGGACGAGCTACACCTACCGGGTGCCCGTCGCGGACCTGATCCTGGAACGGATGGCCGTGACGCTGCCGCTGGCGGTCGCGGCTATCCTGTGCGCCGCCGGGATCGGCATCCCGCTCGGGCTCTACGCCGCCGCCAACGCCAACCGGGCCGGCGACGTCGGCGTCATGCTGTTCGCCCAGGTGGGGCTCGCGGTGCCGAATTTCTGGTTCGGCATCCTGCTCGTGCTGGCCTTCTCGGTCGGCCTCGGGTGGATGCCGTCGGGCGGCTTCCCGGGCTGGGAGAACGGAGTCCCGGCCGCGGCGCGCGCGCTCGTGCTGCCGACGCTGGCGCTGGCGCTGCCGCAGGCGGCGATCCTGGCGCGAGTGACGCGCTCGGCCACCCTGGAGGCGCTGCAGGAGGACTGGGTGCGGACGGCGCGGGCGAAGGGCCTGACGGCGCGCCAGACCCTGACCCGGCACGTGCTGCGCAACGCGCTCGTCCCGGTGGTGACCATCCTCGGCCTGCAGTTCTCCTTCCTGGTCGCCGGCGCGATCGTGATCGAGAACGTCTTCTCGCTGCCGGGCCTCGGGCGGCTCGTCTTCCAGGCGATCGGCCAGCACGACATCATCGTGGTCAAGGACCTGGTGGTCGTCTTCGCCGCCATGGTGGTCACCGTCAACGTCGCGGTCGACATCGCGTACGGCCTCGTCGATCCCCGGCTGAGGCGGCGATAG
- a CDS encoding ABC transporter permease, protein MRWWRHPSLLVGGCLAGALVLVALVALVWTPFDPAQMAMGRRLQGPSAAHWLGTDPFGRDVLSKLMRGAVNSLRVGLLAVGLGLAAGVALGALAAARAGSLLDEAVMRTADFTFAFPAVLTAIMITALAGPGALNAILAIAIFNVPVFARLARGAALQVWSRDFVLAARAAGLTGLAITTRHVVPNIAGLVVVQATIQFALAILAEAGLSYLGLGTQPPEPSWGRMLNEAQTFLQTQPLLAVFPGVAIAAAVLGFNLLGDGLRDLIDPKSRRART, encoded by the coding sequence ATGCGCTGGTGGCGGCACCCTTCGCTCCTGGTCGGCGGCTGCCTGGCGGGCGCGCTCGTGCTCGTCGCCCTGGTGGCGCTGGTCTGGACGCCGTTCGACCCCGCCCAGATGGCGATGGGGCGGCGGCTGCAGGGGCCGTCGGCCGCGCATTGGCTCGGGACCGACCCGTTCGGCCGGGACGTGCTGTCCAAGCTCATGCGCGGGGCCGTCAACTCCCTCCGGGTCGGGCTGCTGGCGGTCGGCCTCGGGCTTGCCGCCGGGGTGGCGCTCGGGGCCCTGGCGGCGGCGCGGGCGGGCTCGCTGCTCGACGAGGCGGTGATGCGGACCGCTGACTTCACCTTCGCGTTCCCGGCCGTGCTGACCGCCATCATGATCACCGCGCTGGCCGGGCCGGGCGCGCTCAACGCGATCCTGGCGATCGCGATCTTCAACGTGCCGGTCTTCGCGCGGCTGGCGCGCGGCGCGGCCCTGCAGGTCTGGTCGCGCGACTTTGTGCTCGCCGCGCGGGCGGCGGGGCTGACCGGGCTCGCCATCACGACCCGCCACGTGGTGCCGAACATCGCCGGCCTGGTCGTCGTGCAGGCGACCATCCAGTTCGCGCTCGCCATCCTGGCGGAGGCGGGGCTCTCCTACCTGGGGCTCGGGACGCAGCCGCCGGAGCCGAGCTGGGGGCGCATGCTGAACGAGGCGCAGACCTTCCTGCAGACCCAACCGCTCCTCGCCGTCTTCCCGGGCGTCGCCATCGCGGCCGCGGTGCTCGGCTTCAACCTGCTCGGCGACGGCCTGCGCGATCTCATCGATCCGAAGAGCCGCAGGGCGCGGACATGA
- a CDS encoding ABC transporter ATP-binding protein: protein MTAAPLLRVSDLTVALDLPAGPARVVRDLSFALDAGESLAIVGESGSGKSMTALALIGLLPSVARVSGSIRFEGRELVGAPEAALTALRGARIGMVFQEPMTSLNPVHRIGDQVAEPLLVHGRTDRAAARAEALRLLERVGIARARERLDAYPHELSGGQRQRVMIAIALACRPALLVADEPTSALDVTVQAALIDLLKDLARDFGMALVVISHDLAVVAGLAARSMVMYGGVAMEEGPTRDLFRAPRHPYTIGLVAASPSRRALPGRLAAIPGTVPSADRLPAGCPFFGRCPRGTAICRDVPPPAIRQGERVARCHHLEGGP from the coding sequence ATGACGGCCGCGCCCCTTCTCCGGGTGAGCGACCTGACGGTTGCGCTCGACCTGCCGGCCGGCCCGGCCCGGGTGGTGCGGGACCTGTCCTTCGCGCTCGATGCGGGCGAGTCGCTCGCCATCGTGGGGGAGAGCGGGTCGGGCAAGTCGATGACGGCCCTCGCCCTGATCGGGCTCCTGCCGTCGGTCGCCCGCGTCTCCGGATCGATCCGGTTCGAGGGACGCGAGCTGGTCGGGGCGCCGGAGGCGGCGCTGACCGCCCTGCGCGGCGCGCGGATCGGTATGGTGTTCCAGGAGCCCATGACGTCGCTGAACCCGGTGCACCGGATCGGTGACCAGGTGGCGGAACCGCTCCTCGTGCATGGCCGGACCGACCGGGCGGCGGCCCGCGCGGAGGCCTTGCGGCTCCTGGAGCGGGTCGGGATCGCGCGCGCCCGGGAGCGGCTCGACGCCTACCCGCACGAGCTCTCGGGCGGCCAGCGGCAGCGGGTGATGATCGCCATAGCGCTCGCGTGCCGGCCGGCGCTGCTCGTCGCCGACGAGCCGACCTCGGCGCTCGATGTCACCGTCCAGGCCGCGCTGATCGACCTCCTGAAGGACCTCGCGCGCGATTTCGGGATGGCGCTGGTGGTGATCTCGCACGACCTCGCCGTTGTGGCCGGGCTGGCCGCCCGCAGCATGGTCATGTACGGCGGCGTCGCCATGGAGGAGGGACCGACCCGCGACCTGTTCCGGGCCCCGCGCCATCCCTACACGATCGGCCTCGTGGCCGCCTCGCCGAGCCGGCGGGCGCTGCCGGGGCGGCTGGCCGCCATCCCCGGGACGGTGCCGAGCGCCGACCGGCTGCCGGCCGGCTGCCCCTTCTTCGGCCGCTGCCCGCGCGGGACGGCGATCTGCCGGGACGTGCCGCCGCCGGCGATCCGCCAGGGGGAGCGGGTGGCGCGCTGCCATCACCTGGAGGGCGGGCCGTGA
- a CDS encoding ABC transporter ATP-binding protein, whose amino-acid sequence MTAGPLLRAEALVRRYPVGRRRLFRAPDTVAAVDGVSFTIEMGRSLGIVGESGSGKSTLARLAMALERPDEGRVLFRGEDLNGLPPDRLRDRRRQFQMVFQDPYGSLDPRLTVLAIVAEPLDVAEPGLARAERRERVSAVLEAVGLGPEALGRYPHEFSGGQRQRIAIARALVTEPALVVADEPVSALDVSVQAQVLNLMSDLGARRGLTYLFVSHDLAVVEHMADRVLVMLRGRVVEEGPAAALFARPAHPYTRALVDALPAFDAEPGAAATGLKLGEPAASMPAGCVLADRCPFADRRCREQRPSLAPLGAEDRQVACFKPLGG is encoded by the coding sequence GTGACGGCGGGGCCGCTCCTCAGGGCCGAGGCCCTGGTCCGGCGCTACCCGGTCGGACGCCGGCGGCTGTTCCGGGCGCCCGACACCGTGGCGGCCGTCGACGGGGTGTCGTTCACGATCGAGATGGGGCGGAGCCTCGGGATCGTGGGCGAGAGCGGGTCGGGCAAGTCGACTCTGGCGCGGCTCGCGATGGCGCTGGAGCGGCCGGACGAGGGCCGGGTCCTGTTCCGCGGCGAGGACCTGAACGGGCTGCCGCCGGACCGCCTGCGCGACCGGCGGCGGCAGTTCCAGATGGTGTTCCAGGACCCCTACGGCTCGCTCGATCCCAGGCTGACCGTGCTGGCGATCGTGGCGGAGCCCCTCGACGTGGCGGAGCCCGGTCTGGCGCGGGCCGAGCGGCGCGAGCGCGTCTCGGCCGTGCTCGAGGCCGTGGGGCTCGGGCCCGAGGCGCTCGGCCGGTATCCGCACGAGTTCTCGGGCGGCCAGCGGCAGCGGATCGCGATCGCGCGGGCGCTCGTCACGGAGCCGGCCCTGGTGGTCGCCGACGAGCCGGTCTCGGCGCTGGACGTCTCTGTCCAGGCGCAGGTGCTCAACCTGATGAGCGACCTCGGGGCGCGCCGCGGGCTCACCTACCTGTTCGTCAGCCACGACCTGGCGGTGGTCGAGCACATGGCCGATCGGGTCCTCGTGATGCTGCGCGGCCGTGTCGTCGAGGAGGGGCCCGCGGCCGCGCTCTTCGCCCGGCCGGCGCATCCCTACACGCGGGCGCTCGTCGACGCATTGCCGGCCTTCGACGCGGAGCCCGGGGCCGCGGCCACGGGCCTGAAGCTCGGGGAGCCCGCCGCGTCGATGCCGGCCGGCTGCGTGCTGGCCGACCGGTGCCCCTTCGCCGACCGGCGCTGCCGGGAGCAGCGGCCGTCACTGGCCCCGCTTGGAGCCGAGGACCGTCAGGTGGCCTGCTTCAAACCGCTGGGCGGCTAG